One Aegilops tauschii subsp. strangulata cultivar AL8/78 chromosome 7, Aet v6.0, whole genome shotgun sequence genomic window carries:
- the LOC109756193 gene encoding probable fucosyltransferase 7 → MDKKCSREESSWLEVELASPCTAKKAEKASIVNPRRRSSAANAVALALIMTIPPILFIFSGRLDAPAVWIKSTVAGLAAESSKKKDMLLGGLLLPGLDEQSCASRYQSVYYRKNMTRSPTPYLIDRLRQQEALQRRCGPGTDAYRRASDRLKSGVKDVDTVDGCSYLVLLSYRGLGNRILAAASAFLYAMLTDRVLLVDRGKTMGDLFCEPFPGTTWLLPLDFPLQGYKDLGEDAAESYGNVTTLRNETGGSSSEHRFVYMHLDHAASVENKLAYCDDHRQFLHRVQWVVMRTDGYIAPILFLNPAYQQELHRMFPRKDSVFYIVSRYLLHPTNDVWGMVTRFYDSYLKNADERLGIQIRAFVKDDKPVQHILDQILACTSQERLLPGVLPSAGGAPPPPTTTAGARSKAVLVTGLNGWYHDSIREMYWRSASANGEVVSVHQPSREEHQRMFHRMQDMKALAEMYLLSMTDKIVTSGWSTFGYVGTALGGLTPYIMFKPEDQNPKVPDPPCKRAMSMEPCAQGPPYFECTRKEVDKLLDTSNLVPHVRACEDMSWGLKLTEPISEKDV, encoded by the exons ATGGACAAGAAATGCAGCAGAGAGGAGTCGAGCTGGCTGGAGGTTGAGTTGGCCTCGCCGTGCACGgcgaagaaggcggagaaggcgTCCATCGTCAACCCCAGGCGACGGAGCTCCGCGGCGAATGCCGTGGCGCTGGCCTTGATCATGACGATCCCGCCCATCCTTTTCATCTTCAGCGGCCGCCTCGACGCGCCGGCGGTGTGGATCAAATCCACCGTGGCCGGCTTAG CTGCAGAATCATCCAAGAAGAAAGACATGCTTCTTGGGGGCCTTCTCCTTCCAGGATTGGACGAGCAATCCTGCGCCAGCCGGTACCAGTCCGTCTACTACCGCAAGAACATGACACGCTCGCCGACACCGTATCTCATCGACCGGCTGCGGCAGCAGGAGGCGCTGCAGCGGCGATGCGGTCCAGGCACCGACGCGTACCGGAGAGCCTCCGACAGGCTGAAATCCGGGGTAAAGGACGTCGACACCGTCGACGGCTGCAGCTACCTCGTGCTGCTGTCTTACCGGGGCCTCGGCAACCGGATACTCGCCGCGGCCTCGGCCTTCCTCTATGCCATGCTCACCGACCGCGTGCTGCTCGTCGACCGGGGCAAGACCATGGGCGACCTCTTCTGCGAGCCCTTCCCGGGGACCACGTGGCTGCTGCCCCTCGACTTCCCGCTCCAGGGCTACAAGGACCTCGGCGAGGACGCGGCGGAGAGCTACGGCAACGTGACTACGCTGCGCAACGAGACCGGCGGGTCGTCGTCGGAGCACCGGTTCGTGTACATGCACCTCGACCACGCCGCGTCCGTCGAGAACAAGCTCGCCTACTGCGACGACCACCGGCAGTTCCTCCACCGGGTCCAGTGGGTGGTCATGAGGACGGACGGCTACATTGCGCCCATCCTCTTCCTCAACCCGGCGTACCAGCAGGAGCTCCACCGGATGTTCCCCCGGAAAGACTCCGTCTTCTACATCGTCTCGCGGTATCTTCTCCACCCGACGAACGACGTCTGGGGCATGGTCACGCGGTTCTACGACTCCTACCTCAAGAACGCCGACGAGCGGCTGGGCATTCAGATCAGGGCCTTTGTCAAGGACGACAAGCCGGTCCAGCACATCTTGGATCAGATCCTCGCGTGCACCTCTCAAGAGCGCCTCCTGCCGGGGGTGCTGCCAAGCGCCGGAGGAGCACCGCCCCCGCCGACGACGACGGCCGGCGCGCGGTCCAAGGCCGTCCTCGTGACGGGCCTCAACGGGTGGTACCACGACAGCATCCGGGAGATGTACTGGCGGTCGGCGAGCGCGAACGGGGAGGTGGTGAGCGTGCACCAGCCGAGCCGCGAAGAGCACCAGCGTATGTTCCACCGGATGCAAGACATGAAGGCGCTGGCCGAGATGTACCTGCTGAGCATGACCGACAAGATCGTCACCAGCGGCTGGTCGACGTTCGGATACGTCGGCACCGCTCTCGGCGGGCTCACGCCATACATCATGTTCAAGCCGGAGGACCAGAACCCGAAGGTGCCCGACCCGCCGTGCAAACGGGCGATGTCCATGGAGCCGTGTGCTCAGGGGCCGCCATACTTCGAGTGCACCAGGAAAGAAGTCGACAAACTCCTCGACACTAGTAATCTGGTGCCTCATGTCCGGGCTTGCGAAGACATGTCTTGGGGTCTGAAGCTCACTGAGCCGATCTCCGAGAAGGATGTGTAG
- the LOC141026924 gene encoding uncharacterized protein, producing MIQERADYKSLDPANILERLNTHEFQLAEKRDLYGSSYGRPRALKAKAVSESEGEDSGSSLGDPEELSQELALLVKKFQRFSRRGRFGRSSRSNDSSSIDYKKRLCHKCKKPGHYIQDCPLWEKESKKKKYKDYSSNDAKKKKKKSSKSSSSKSSKSSSHKKSRSKKAQAFIGKEMDSTAESEEHEEEEASEESESGVASLALATAFVSKSIFNSKENGSINKADEDNDDYAPTYCLMEKGAKVLKYTSSESSENESDENLKPSYSKLAKIAVKQQKAFEKVQNMLDKSDDIFLTFVLVVQAAIGGEEEERGYHSCAPFC from the coding sequence atgatacaagaacgtgctgattacaagtcacttgatcccgctaatatcctcgagaggctaaacactcatgagttccagcttgctgaaaagagagatctctatggttcgagctatggcagaccacgtgccctgaaggccaaggctgtctctgaatctgaaggtgaagattctggtagtagccttggtgatcctgaagaactgagccaggagctagcactgctcgtgaagaaattccagaggttctcaagacgtggtcgctttggaagatcctcaaggagcaatgattcctcatccattgactacaagaagaggctatgccacaagtgcaagaaacctggtcactacattcaagattgtcctctgtgggaaaaggaatcaaagaagaagaaatacaaggattacagttctaatgatgcgaagaagaagaagaagaaatcttcaaagtcttcatcatcaaaatcctcgaagtcttcatctcacaagaagagcaggtCCAAGAAGGCTcaggcattcattggcaaggaaatggactctacggctgaatctgaggaacatgaggaagaggaggcatctgaggagtccgagtctggtgtggcgagtctagctctcgctactgcattcgtcagcaagtctatcttcaactctaaAGAAAATGGCTCCATTAACAAGGCTGATGAAGACAATGATGActatgctcccacctattgcttgatggaaaagggtgccaaggtactcaaatatacctcctctgaatcaagtgagaatgaatctgatgaaaacctcaagcccagctactctaaacttgctaagattgctgtgaaacaacaaaaggcttttgaaaaggttcaaaatatgctagacaaaagtgatgatat